From the genome of Brassica oleracea var. oleracea cultivar TO1000 chromosome C4, BOL, whole genome shotgun sequence:
CAGTTGTTGAACCCTAGACCCATCTGCATCATCTAATTGCTTCTTCTCCAAGGAAACACCCCCAAATTTCGACTTCAGACAATCCATCCTGAAGCTGGAGTCCACCACCTCAAGGTTATTGACCCGTTCCTCGAGTGTTTTTACCCGAGACCCATCATCTTTCGCTTTCTTCCTCTCCAAGAAACACTCATCAATCTTTCTCTTCATCTTGTTTTCTATCTGCTCAAGATTCTTCACACGTTCCTCAAGCTGTATGACCTTATTACCATAGACATCTGCTTTCTTCCTCTCCAAGATAACTCCCTCAAGCTTTGACTTTAGCCAGTCAAGCTTGAAACCCACTTCTTCCAGCTCACTCAACTCGCTGTCAGCTTTGGTTAGCTCAGCCTCTGAGTGGTTATGTGAAGGCTTGTTTAGTGTATTGGTGAGGCCAATGAGGACATTCATGTATGCTGTCTTCAGCACTTGGTTCTTTGATTTCAAACCTACTGCAGTGTCTGGGTGCTCTGCGAATATCTTCCTCACTAGAGTGACCTGAGAAGCAAGAACCTTAAAACCGTTCATATCCACAGTCTCCTGCATCT
Proteins encoded in this window:
- the LOC106341062 gene encoding MATH domain and coiled-coil domain-containing protein At2g42480-like, giving the protein MWKQKPSFRFEIENSILSKTFVAGGCEWYLYVYPKGRFLDPDHFSLYLHVANPTMLPTGWKRDVSFYFTLLNQSGKELCRSHIVRCKVHDAKHSSWGFQKLCPLSKLQENGVLEKDRLIIEVYINLIEAVDGERRDVPEMQETVDMNGFKVLASQVTLVRKIFAEHPDTAVGLKSKNQVLKTAYMNVLIGLTNTLNKPSHNHSEAELTKADSELSELEEVGFKLDWLKSKLEGVILERKKADVYGNKVIQLEERVKNLEQIENKMKRKIDECFLERKKAKDDGSRVKTLEERVNNLEVVDSSFRMDCLKSKFGGVSLEKKQLDDADGSRVQQLEENLKNLEEIVSDLKVKLDQGKEKNSCDGFLLVDEDEVA